In Flavobacterium piscisymbiosum, the sequence AATGTAAATTAATGTACCGCCTTCATTATAAATATAATAAATACCGGTTTTTGTTGGCATTTGCCCAACTAAATCCATCAATTTAGGTGAAATTCCTTTTTCGACTTCGAGTTTTATGAAATCTTTTACGATCGTTTTTTCAAGATCTTTTTCAAGAAGCATTTTGAAAAGCTTTGTTGTTGCCATGGCGTCTCCGCTGGCGCGATGTCTGTCTGCCATTGGGATTCCGAGTGCACGAACGAGTTTTCCTAAACTATAAGAAGGTTGTTCGGGGATTAATTTTTTAGCCAATTCAACCGTACAAAGTGTTCTGGCTTCGAAATCATAACCTAAACGTCTGAATTCGGTTCGTAGGATTCTATAATCGAAAGAGGCGTTGTGAGCAACAATAATACAATCTGAGGTAATTTCGATGATTCTTTTGGCAACTTCAAAAAACTTAGGAGCAGAACGCAACATAGCATTATTGATCCCGGTTAATTTCACCACAAAAGGCTGAATCGGAATTTCAGGATTAACAAGGCTAATGAACTGGTCGACTACTTCATGGCCATCAAATTTATAAATGGCGATTTCGGTAATTCCTTCTTCGTTAAACTGGCCTCCAGTGGTTTCTATGTCTAGTATTGCGTACATTTTCAATGTCAATTTCAAAAATCAATGGCAATATCAATTTTAAAAATCAATTTCAATTTTTGAAAATTGTTATTGTAATTGCCATTGTCATTGTAATTGAATTATTTTTTATTTATTATCATTTTTGATGAAATTGCAATAAGTTGCTCTACTTCAATTAAAAGTTTACTTCTTTTATCGCTATCACCTTCTTTAATATAATCTAGAATTTTTAATGAGTTTCTTGATTCTTTTAACTCTTTTACAACTAATGAAACCTTGAAAATAAAATCTTTATCAGTAATTGTTCCTTGCGCTTCTCCAAAATTCAAAGATGCACTTCCGGATGATCTAATTAGTTGATTTTTATAATATTCATTTTCAAATAATCTTTCTAATTGCCTTGTAAAGAAAATACATTCTCCAGCAAAACGAACCAGTCGATCTTCAAAATTGAATATTTTTTCCATTAATATTATTGATTTATACTTTTAAAATTTGATATTGATTTTTGCAATTGCAATTGATATTGAAAAATCAACGTCCTCCAAAAATGCTGCTTCCAATTCTAACCATTGTGCTTCCGCATTCTATGGCTAGTTTATAATCTCCAGACATTCCCATTGAAATGGTATTGAGATTGCAGTTTTCAGATTTCAATGATTTTATGGAATCAAAAATCGATTTTAAATGTGTAAATTCTTTTTTAATCTGTTTTTGGTCTTCTGTAAATGTTGCCATTCCCATTAATCCTAAGATACGAATATTTTTCATCTCTTTGAATTCTGATGAAGATAATAATTCGTTTAATTCGTTTTCGTCTAAACCAAATTTAGATTCTTCTTCGGCAATGTATATTTGAAGCAAACAATCGATAGTTCTATTGTTTTTTAAAGCGTGTTTGTTGATTTCCTGTAATAATTTTAAACTATCAACACCGTGAACCAAACTCACAAATGGTGCCATAAATTTAACTTTATTCGACTGAACATGACCAATCATGTGCCATTGAATGTCTTTTGGCATTTCTTCGTACTTATCGGCCATTTCCTGGATTTTGTTTTCTCCAAAAATGCGCTGACCGGCTTCGTAAGCTTCCATTAAATCAGGAACAGGTTTGGTTTTTGAAACAGCAACTAATGTTACATTTTCAGGTAAACTTGCTTTGATTGTATTTAAATTCGATTGTATCGACATTGTAAATTTATTTTATTAATATCCGTCCAATTGTAACGCCTTTAGGATTTATTTTGTCATAATATTTTAAAAGGACTGGTATGTTTTTATATTTTTCGAATAATTGAATTATTTGTTCTTTTTTTATTTTAAAAACTGAAGAAGAATAGTCTTCATCTTCAACGTACTGAATCACTTTATTATTAACAATAAATTCGATTTTTTTAAATGTTTTTTCTCTAAAAAAGTCATACGAAATATTAAAATTTAAAACTTTAGTGCCTTCTTTAAAATTAATTACTCCAATTTTTAAATTTTTTTCAAGTTCATTACTTTTAAATAATATTTTATTGTCCTTATAAAGTTGCCAATTTGTGATTGTATCAATTTCTGTTTTGGCTATTATTGAAATAGATTGAATCATTATAAAAAACAATAAAAATTTTTTCATGAAACTTATGTGTTAAATAAACTGCTTAGAAATTTTCTCTGCTTTTTTACTTTCACTGTAATCGTAAAAACCTTCGCCGGATTTTACTCCTAATTTTCCGGCTCTAACCATATTAACTAATAGTGGGCAAGGAGCGTATTTAGGGTTTTTGAAACCTTCGTACATAACGTTTAATATCGCAAGGCAAACGTCAAGACCAATAAAATCAGCTAATTGAAGTGGTCCCATTGGGTGTCCCATTCCTAATTTCATTACGGTATCAATTTCGTAAACACCGGCAACTTTATTGTATAACGTTTCGATTGCTTCGTTTAGCATAGGCATTAAAATTCTGTTGGCCACAAAACCTGGATAATCGTTTACTTCAACAGGAGTTTTTCCTAATTTTTCAGATAAATCCATGATAATTTTAGTGACTTCATCGCTGGTGTTGTAACCACGAATAATTTCGACTAATTTCATAATTGGCACCGGATTCATAAAATGCATTCCAATAACGCGTTCAGGATGTGCAACTACGGCTCCAATTTGTGTTATTGAAATCGAAGAAGTATTGGTTGCTAAAATAGTGTTATGAGAACAAGCTTCGTTTAATTGCTTAAAGATGTTTAGTTTTAACTCTACATTTTCTGTAGCAGCTTCGACTACTAAATCAACGCCAACAACACCATCCTTAATATCAGTATACGTAATAATATTAGTGATAGTTTTAGCAACATCTTCCTGAGTTATGGTTCCTTTAGACAACATTCGGTCTAAGTTTGCGGCAATAGTTGCCATTCCTTTGTCTAATGATTTCTCAGAAACGTCAATTAGTTTTACAGTAAAACCACTTTGTGCAAATGTATGAGCAATTCCGTTACCCATTGTTCCTGCACCAATTACAGCTATAGTTTTCATTTTATCTTAGATATTATATTTATGATTTAGCCACGAATTCACCAAATGGTTCGTGAATTCGTGGCTAATTTTATTTTTTAAACTTTCAATTATTTATCGAAACAATCAATTATTTGATACGCTACTCTCAAAGCATCAGTTGCTTGTTCAAGCGTCACAACCGGAGTAGTATCTGTTTTTATAGCGTTTGCAAAAGATTCTAATTCGTCAAGAATGGCATTGTTTTGCTCGACATCAGGATTAGTAAAATAGATTTGTTTTTTTACGCCTTCGGCATTTTGCAGAATCATATCAAAATCTCCTGGAATTTCCGGTGCATCTTTCATACGGACTACTTCGCATTTTTTTTCCAGAAAATCAACTGAAATATAGGCATCTTTCTGAAAGAAACGTGTCTTACGCATGTTTTTCAACGAAATTCTGCTTGCTGTTAAATTCGCTACACATCCGTTTTCGAATTCTATTCTGGCATTGGCAATATCAGGTGTATCACTGATAACCGAAACGCCACTTGCATGAATGTCTTTTACTTTTGAGTTTACTACGCTTAAGATCGCATCAATATCATGAATCATTAAATCCAGAACTACAGGAACATCTGTACCACGCGGATTAAATTCTGCCAAACGGTGCGTTTCTATAAACATTGGATTTTCGATCATGTTTTTTGTAGCGATAAACGCTGGATTAAAGCGCTCAACATGACCCACCTGACCTTTTACGTTGTATTCTTTGGCTAAAGCGATAATTTCTTCGGCTTCTGCAACGGTATTGGCAATTGGTTTTTCTATAAAGATGTGTTTTCCTGATTTAATGGCTACCTTAGCACATTTATAATGAGAAAGTGTTGGGGTTACAATATCAATGACATCCACAGCGTGGATTAATTTTGCAATAGTACTGAAGTTTTTATAGCCAAATTCTTTTGATATTCGTTCGGCATTTTCTTGATTTTCATCGTAAAATCCAACTAATTCGTATTTGTCAGATTGTTGTAATAAGCGTAAATGTATTTTACCAAGATGACCAGCACCTAAAACTCCTACTTTTAACATGAGAATGTATTTTAAACAAAAATATAATTTATTTGTTGAAAGTAAAAGTGAATGCAATAAAGATTTAGCGATTTAATAATTAAAAATCAATATTTGATTTCCTATTTACTTTCTTATTTTTGCAAAAATTAAACCTACCTATTTTGAAAGACACTGCCAAACATCAAGGACTTCGTAATCAATTAGTAAGCACTTTAGAACAAAAAGGAATTACCGATAGAGCAGTTTTGGATGCGATAAAAAAAATCCCAAGACACCTTTTTTTGAATTCAAGTTTTGAAGATTACGCTTATCAGGATAAGGCTTTTCCTATAGGAGCCGGGCAAACTATTTCGCAGCCGTACACCGTTGCGTTTCAATCGCAATTATTAGAAGTTAAAAAAGAACATAAAATTCTTGAAATTGGTACCGGTTCCGGTTATCAAACTGCTGTTTTATGTATGCTAGGAGCTAAAGTTTTTAGTGTTGAAAGACAAAATGAATTGTTTAAAACAACTTCAAATTTATTTCCAAAATTAAATATTCGCCCTAAACATTTATCTTTTGGTGATGGTTACAAAGGCTTACCAAGTTACGCACCGTTTGATAGTATTATTGTTACGGCGGGCGCTCCATTTATTCCTCAGCCTTTAATGGCACAATTAAAAATAGGAGGAAGGCTTGTAATTCCGCTAGGAGAAGACGTTCAGATTATGACTTTATTGATTCGAAAGAATGAAACTCAATTCGAAAAACATGAGTTTGGAGAATTTAGATTTGTACCTTTAT encodes:
- a CDS encoding four helix bundle protein: MEKIFNFEDRLVRFAGECIFFTRQLERLFENEYYKNQLIRSSGSASLNFGEAQGTITDKDFIFKVSLVVKELKESRNSLKILDYIKEGDSDKRSKLLIEVEQLIAISSKMIINKK
- a CDS encoding 3-hydroxyacyl-CoA dehydrogenase family protein, giving the protein MKTIAVIGAGTMGNGIAHTFAQSGFTVKLIDVSEKSLDKGMATIAANLDRMLSKGTITQEDVAKTITNIITYTDIKDGVVGVDLVVEAATENVELKLNIFKQLNEACSHNTILATNTSSISITQIGAVVAHPERVIGMHFMNPVPIMKLVEIIRGYNTSDEVTKIIMDLSEKLGKTPVEVNDYPGFVANRILMPMLNEAIETLYNKVAGVYEIDTVMKLGMGHPMGPLQLADFIGLDVCLAILNVMYEGFKNPKYAPCPLLVNMVRAGKLGVKSGEGFYDYSESKKAEKISKQFI
- a CDS encoding YggS family pyridoxal phosphate-dependent enzyme, whose protein sequence is MSIQSNLNTIKASLPENVTLVAVSKTKPVPDLMEAYEAGQRIFGENKIQEMADKYEEMPKDIQWHMIGHVQSNKVKFMAPFVSLVHGVDSLKLLQEINKHALKNNRTIDCLLQIYIAEEESKFGLDENELNELLSSSEFKEMKNIRILGLMGMATFTEDQKQIKKEFTHLKSIFDSIKSLKSENCNLNTISMGMSGDYKLAIECGSTMVRIGSSIFGGR
- a CDS encoding protein-L-isoaspartate(D-aspartate) O-methyltransferase; the protein is MKDTAKHQGLRNQLVSTLEQKGITDRAVLDAIKKIPRHLFLNSSFEDYAYQDKAFPIGAGQTISQPYTVAFQSQLLEVKKEHKILEIGTGSGYQTAVLCMLGAKVFSVERQNELFKTTSNLFPKLNIRPKHLSFGDGYKGLPSYAPFDSIIVTAGAPFIPQPLMAQLKIGGRLVIPLGEDVQIMTLLIRKNETQFEKHEFGEFRFVPLLEDKN
- a CDS encoding Gfo/Idh/MocA family protein; protein product: MLKVGVLGAGHLGKIHLRLLQQSDKYELVGFYDENQENAERISKEFGYKNFSTIAKLIHAVDVIDIVTPTLSHYKCAKVAIKSGKHIFIEKPIANTVAEAEEIIALAKEYNVKGQVGHVERFNPAFIATKNMIENPMFIETHRLAEFNPRGTDVPVVLDLMIHDIDAILSVVNSKVKDIHASGVSVISDTPDIANARIEFENGCVANLTASRISLKNMRKTRFFQKDAYISVDFLEKKCEVVRMKDAPEIPGDFDMILQNAEGVKKQIYFTNPDVEQNNAILDELESFANAIKTDTTPVVTLEQATDALRVAYQIIDCFDK